GCGTGCCCGCCAGCAGTGGCGCAACACCGAAGTGCTTGTCGGTGAACATGATGGTCCACTGCGTGTCGGTCAGGAAATCCTTCAGCGACACGTGCTGAAAGAAGGCCTGCGACTCGTAGACCAGAATGGCGACGATGGCAACCGTCACCGCGACCGCGGAGAAGGCGGCCAGAAACAGCACCCCCTCGATCAGGCGCTCGCCCCAGTGGCGCAACGCCTTGTGGGCAAAACGGTCGGGGCGGGTGTCGGCGAACGCGGTGTTCACTTTTCGGACCGGGGTGGACATGGCGGCTTTTCGGGGCGGCAAACTTTACCTGAACACAACAACTGCGGGCCGGGGGACGGCGCACCACCCCCCGGCCCGCAGCTGCGGATTTCGCAAGCCTTACAGCTTGCCTTCGCGCTTGAGCAGGTCTTCCACCTTCAGACCGACCTCGGACGCACCGCCAAAGCCGGTGCCCAGCTTGCCGCTGCGGAAGTTTTCCAGCGCCAGCTCATACGCCGCCGCCGGCAGGTCGACGTAACCGACCTCCTTGGCCAGTTCGGCGCCGTTCTTGAGATAGAACTCGACGAACTCGCGCACCTCCGGCCGGGCCTTTGACTTTTCCTTCACGTAGATGAAGATCGGCCGGGACAGCGGCACATAGGCGCCATTGTTGACCGTGGCCAGGGACGGCAGCACCGCGTCGGCGTCCGCCGTGGCCTTGATCGGCACCGCCCTGAGCTTGTCCTTGTTCTCTTCGTAGTAGGCGAGGCCGAAGTAGCCCAGCGCGCCCTTGTCGCGGGACACGAACTGCACGATCACGTTGTCATCCTCGGAGGCCTGGTAGTCGCCGCGGGAGGACTTGGCCTTGGCCATGACCGCTTCGGTGAAGTAGTCGAAAGTGCCGGAATCGGCGCCCGGACCGGCCAGCTTGAGCGGCATGTCCGGGAAGCTGTCGCGAATCTGCTTCCAGCTGGTCACCTTGCCCTGTGCGGCCGGCTCCCACATCTTCTTGAGTTCTTCCACCGTCAGGTAGTCGACGAAGTCGTTGTTCTTGCCGACCACGACCGTGAGCGCGTCATAGGCCACCGGCAGTTCGTAATACTTCACGCCGGCCTGGGCGCACAGGATCATCTCCTCGCGCAGGATCGGCCGCGAGGCGTCCGAAATGTCGGTCTCGCCACGGCAGAAGCGCTTGAAACCGCCGCCGGTGCCGGAGATGCCGACCGTCACCTTGGTGCCGCCGGACACTTTCTGGAATTCTTCCGCCACTGCCTCGGTGACCGGGTAGACGGTGCTCGAACCATCGATCTCGATCAGCCCGGCCGCATGCGCCGTGCCGGCCGACCAACCACCCAGCGCGGCCAACAGGCCGGCGGCACGCAGGGTCACCTTCACGGCATCAGGAAAATATTTCATTGGGGGTACTCCTTGAGTTGCGTATCGGAAAAAGTGGCGGCCTCCCAGCATGGGCGGCCGCCATTACCGGCGCGTGACGAACGGCGATCAGAACTTGGCCTCTACGTCCACCTGCAGGGTGTTGACGCTGGCGTCGTCGGTGAAGCGGCTGGCGACGTCGGACTCGGCCATGAAATAGGTAGTGCCGATCGAGAAATTCTTGCCGAGGTCGTACTTCAGCTTCAGCTTGTGGCCACGCGAGCCGACGTAGCCGGCGGCAAAGTCCGAATCGGTGAACGCACCGACCACGCCGTTGCGCTGCACGTCGCGGTAGTTGTAGTCCACGCCAACGTCGAACAGGCGGGTCATCACCCCGACCAGCCAGGCCTGGTCCTGATCGTCGTCGGGGCCGCGGGCCGCGCCGTTCATCACGTACTGGCCGTACACCGACAGCGGCAGCGGCAGGCCGATCACGTCGACCTGGCCGAAGGCCTCGTACAGGCGGAACTGGTCGGTCGTATTGCCGTTCACACGCAGCGCAGCGCTGTCCTCATCGTCGTCGTAGGCGTATACGCTGCCGCCCACGGTGACCTTGAAGCTGTCACCGGGGAAAAAGCGCGTACCGACCTGGCCCGCGTACAGGCGCAGGTCGTGCTCGAACTGCACACCCTCGCCATCGATGTTGTCCTGCAACACGTAATAGCCGGCGCTGCCGAACACCTCCGTGCCGCCGAACAGGCGCTTGTAGGTGACGGCGCCGCCCTCGGGGTTGATGTCGCCGTCCCAGATGGTGTCGCCCATGCTCACCCACGGCTGCTTCATCTTGCCGCCGAACACCTTCAGTCCCGGCACCTGCAGCGGGTGATAGTCGATGTATGCCAGGTCCAGCCACAAATCCTTCTTGTTGAAGTAGTCGGTCAGATCCTGATTGGTGGAGCGGGCGTCCTTGCCGCCGCCGGAGGCGATCTGGATGCCGGCCTCGACCTCCGGGTTCACCTGCGTGAAGGCACCCAGGCGCGCGCGAATGCGCTGGCGGTCCTTGTCGCGACCGCCGCTATCCAGTTCGTCCTCGATGTGGATGTTCTCGTAGCGCACGCGCACGTCGCCCTTGAGCTGGGTATTCATGGCCCAGGCGAGCTTCTGCTGCAGCGCGGTCATCTCTTCCGACTTGACCTGCTTGCTGGCGGTGCGCTCGGCGGCTTTCGTCTCGCGTGCCAGGTCGGCAGTCAGTTCGGCGTGCTGGGCGGCGGTGATCGAGCCATTGGCCATCAACATGTCGAGCAGTTTGCCGTCGACCGCCGCATAGGCCGGGACGGTTGCGGCGAGCAACAGGCCGCCACACAGGCCCGCGGTTCGTGCAGTGACAAGACGCATATCGAAATCTCCCTGCTTGAGGCGGAACGACGCTGGCGTCATTCCTGACAAGGCTGGTCCGTCGTGCGGTCAGCCGGAACGACCGGCGCGGGGCCGATCCGTAAAGCAGGGCAAGTGTCACAGCCCTATGTGACAGTACCGTTACAGGCAGGGGGCGTTTATGACGGCTTCGGAAGCCGGTACTGGCCGCGCCGCGGCGGGCAGGAACACGCAGCTGAAGGTGCTGCCGGCGCCAATCTGGCTGCGGATGCGCAGCTCGGCCTCGTGTCGGGCCAGCGCGTGCTTGACGATGGCCAGACCCAGGCCGGTGCCACCCTTGGCCCGTGAGCGGCTGGCGTCGACCCGGTAGAAGCGCTCCGACAAGCGTGGCAGGTGCTCGGCGGCGATGCCCTCGCCGTTGTCCTGCACGTCCAGCACCGGTCGGTCGTCCTGCAGCCGCCAGCGAATGGTGATCGTGCTGCCGTCGGGCGTGTGCTGCACGGCGTTGCCGACCAGGTTGGAGAAGGCGCTGCGCAGCTCGGATTCGTTGCCACGCAACCAAAGGCCCGGGTCGGCGTCGACCTCGATTCGGTGCCGTCGGCTGCCACTGAGCGCGATCGCTTCGCTGCGAATCAGGTGAAGCAGGTTCGGGACGTTGACGTCGCTGTCTGCGCCGCGACCGCCGTCGCCTTCCAGCTGCGCCAGCATCAGCATGTCGTCGATGATGCGCTGCATGCGCAGCGTCTGCTGGGTCATCAGATCAAACGGGCGGCGCCAGCGTTCCGGCAGCACCGTACTGTCCCGCGTCAGGGTCTCCAGAAAGCCATAAACCACCGTCAGGGGGGTACGCAGCTCGTGCGATGCGTTGGCGACGAAGTCCCGCCGGACTTGCTCCAGTCGCCGCACCTGGGTGATGTCGCGCACCACCAGCAGCCGGCGGCCCTGACCGAAGCTGACGATCTGTGCGTGCAGCATCAGGTCGTCGCCCTGAGGCGCCGGGAACTCCACGCCTGCCGCGCGCTCACCCTCGCCACTGAAATACCGGGCAAAGGCCGGATGGCGCACGACATTGGTAATGCGCTGGCCCAGATCGCGCGGCGTACGCAGGCCCAGCAGGCGCTGCGCGGCCTCGTTGCACCAGTCGATGCGGCCATCCTCGCCCAGCAGCACGGCCGCATCGGGCAGGGCGGCACTGGATTCCTCGAAGCGCTGCACGATCTGCGCAAGACGGCGCTGGGCGGCCGTCGCTTCCCGCCGTGACCGGTGCAGGCGTTCGAACAGCTCGCCCCACAGGCCAACCGACTCGGGTGTGTCGCCGTCGCTGCCCAGGCGGGCCGCCAGGCGCAGGATATTTCGAACGTGCCAGGCGACGTAGCTCAAAAGACCCAGGCCGGCACCAGCGCCGGCATCGCCCGCCATCCAGCCCAGCAGCGCACCACCGGCCAGCAGCCCGCCGCCGAGGGCAGTCTCGGCCACCGCGCCGCGGATCACCGGTTCAGCCCTTGGCCGACAGCCGGTAGCCAGCCCCGCGCACGGTCTGGATCAGCCGGTCCTTGCCGGCTGGCGAGAGCGCCTCGCGCAAGCGGCGCACGTGTACGTCCACGGTGCGTTCCTCGATGTACACGTTGCGACCCCACACCTGGTCGATGAGCTGGCTGCGGCTGTATACCCGGTCCGGGTGCGCCATCAGGAACTGCAGCAGCCGAAACTCGGTCGGGCCGATTTTCAGCTCGCCCTCGCCCGACACGACTCGATGGTCGACCGGATCCAGCCGCAATCCGTCCACAGCCAGCTCCTCGCCGGCGGCATGCGGCGAGGCGCGACGCAGCACGGCCTTGATGCGAGCGGCCAGTTCGCGCGGCGAGAAGGGCTTGGGAATGTAGTCGTCGGCGCCGGCATCCAGGCCGGTGACCACGTCGGCTTCCTGCGTGCGGGCGGTCAGCATGATGACCGGGATGTCGCGGGTGCCCGGGTCGCGCTTGAGTTCGCGTGCGAACTCGATGCCGCTCTGGCCGGGCAGCATCCAGTCCAGCACGATCAGGTCCGGGTTGCTGTCCGCCACCAGGCTGCGGGCCGCGCGCACGTCGGTGGCCACGTCGCAGCGGTAACCGCTGTCGGACAACGCGAAAGTGAGCATCTCGCAGATGGCCGGCTCGTCTTCGACGATGAGGATGCGTATAGGCATGGATGCCCGCCTGGATTATCGAGGCGCGTATTGGGCGACAGCATTGTTTCAGTTCGGCGACAGGCCGTAACAATTCAGCCCAGGTGCCGGCGCAGGAAATCCAGGCTGCGCTGCCAGGCCAGACTGGCTGCCGCCGCGTCGTAACTGGCGCGCTGGTCGCAGTTGAAGCCGTGATCGGCCGGGTAGACGTGCACTTCCGTTTCCGACAGCACGGCGGTGGCGGCGCGCAGCTTTTCCACGTCCGTCATCGGTATGAAATGGTCCTTCTCGCCGAAGTGAAACTGGATCGGGCAGCGGATGTTGCCGGCCTCGCCCAGGAAGTTGGCGATGCCGCCGCCGTAATAGGCCACCGCCGCGTCCGGCTTCAGGTTGGCCGCGCTGCGGTAGGCCAGCAGGCCGCCCATGCAGAAGCCGAGCACCGCCACCTTGCCGCCGTGGGCGCGAAGATCGGCGAGGCAGGCATCGATGTCGGCCAGCGCTCGGGGGTGGTCGAGCGCCTGCATCAGCTCGAAGCCGCGACCGAAGTCGGCCTGCTCGTAGCCCAGCTGCACGCCCGGCTCGCTGCGGTGGAACAGGTCCGGCGCCAGGGCGTTGAAGCCGGCCGCAGCCAGGCGGTCGCACACCGAACGGATGTGACTGTTGACGCCGAAAATCTCCTGGATGACGACCACGCTGCCGGCCGGCTTGCCGGCGGCGGTGGCCAGGTAAGCGGAAAACTGGCCGTCGCTGGTTTTGAGGGTGACGTCTTTGCCGGGCATGGTGTTTTCTCCTGAAGTGGGAAGTTGCTTGATGGCCCGGAGCCCGGGCGTATGTGACGGGCTCAGGCGCTGGCGGTGAAAAGCTCGGGGTAAACCGCTGCAGCGTCGAACACCGGTCCGTCCACACAGACCCGCGCCATGGCCGATCCATCGGGCGTCGCCAGCTCGACCACGCAACCGGCGCAGCCGCCCACGCCGCAGGCCATATGCTCTTCCAGGCACAGCTGCGCCGGCAAGCGGTAACGGGCGGCCACCGCGGCGGCGGCGCGCAGCATGGGCGTCGGGCCGCAGGCGGCGATCTGGGTCTGCGCCAGCACATCCGCGCCAAGGGTCGCCAGATAGGCGTCGGCCAGCTGCGTGACGTGGCCCTCGTAGCAACCCGGAAAACCCTGTCCCGACGCCAGGCGACTCGGAATGCCCCAGTCCTCGGCCAGTGGCAGGGCGGCGATGATGCCCTGCGGCATGCCGTCCACCAGCATGGCCGACGGACGCGGCTGAAACGGAAACGCCACCTCCGAGCCCAGCAGCAGCAGCGGCTGCCAGGGCACCGGCTGGGGCGATCGCAGGGTCTGCGCCAGGAACAGCATCGGCGGCATGCCGACGCCACCGCCGATGGCGAGCACCCGCGGCCGGCCCGGGTCGGGACTGAACGGCTTGCCGATCGGCCCCAGCACACTGATCGCCTCACCACGCTGGCGTGTCACCAGCTGCCGGGTGCCGACGCCGACCGCCTTGTACAGCAGCTCGATCTGCCCGCTGTGCACGGTGGCACGCAGAATCGACAGCGGCCGGCGCATCGGCAGGTCCGGCCCGCAGCGCAGGTGCACGAACTGCCCCGGCCGGGCGCGCGCGGCGATGCCCGGCGCCGTCAGGCGCAGCAGGTAATGGCCGCCCGGCAGCGCCTCGTTGGCGTCGACGATGGCGTCCTGCAGCAGGATGCTGCCCGGCGCGCCGGCCTCACCGGCCATCGGCGGGTTCCGACAAACGATAGACGACCTGCCCGCCAAGCAGCGTCAGCAGCACCCGGCCGCGCAGCGTTCGGCCCCACACCGGCGTGCAGTGCGCGGCGCTGTGCCAGGTCGTGGCATCCACCGTCCAGGCGCGGTCCGGGTCGACCACGCACAGGTCGGCCAGGGCCCCGACCGCCAGTCGACCGCCGTCGCCGAGCACCGCCGCCGGTCCGCTGGTGACGGCCGCCAAGGCCCGCTGCAGGGGCAAGCCGCCGTCCTGAGCGAGTGCCAGGACCAGCGGCAGCAAGGCCTCGAAGCCGGCCACGCCGGCCGCGCAGCGGGCGAACGGCTGGCGCTTGGCCTCGCCGTCGAACGGCCGGTGGTCGGAGCAGACGGCATCCAGCGTGCCGTCGGCCAGCGCCTCGCGCAGCGCCGCCCGGTCGCCGGCCTCGCGCAGCGGCGGGCGCAGGTGAAAGGCCGGGTCGTAGGCACCGATGTCCATATCCGTGTGGTGCAGGTTCCAGATCGGCGTGTCGGCCGTCACCGGCAGGCCGGCACTTTTGGCGGCCCGCAGCAGCGCAACGCCGGCCGCGCTCGACAGGCCGTGCAGATGGATGCGCGTGTCGCAGGTGGTGGCCAGCGCCAGGGCCAGCGACAGCGCCGCCACCTCGGCGGCCACCGGAATGCCGGTCAGGCCAAGCTGCGCGCTGACCGCGCCCTCGTGCATGCAGCCGCCGGCGGCAAGCTGCGCGTCCTCGGCGTCGACCACCACCGTCAGATCGTGCCCGCGCGCATATTCGAAAGCCCGGCGCAGCACGCGTGCGCCGATAGCCTGGCCACCCTGGCCGACCAGCCGGCAGCCGGCGCGCCGCAGCAGGCCAAGCTCGGCCAGTTGCTCGCCGCAAAGGCCCGCCGTCAGCGCGCCGATCGGCGCCAGGCGCAGCAGGCCGAGCGCCCGCGCGCCGTCGCGCAGGCGGCCGATGACGGCCGGGCTGTCCAGGCCCGCATCCACGCGCGGCGCAACGGCAAGCTGGGTGATGCCGCCGGCCGCCGCGGCCAGCAGCTCGCCGCGCGAGAGCGCGTCCGGGCTGCCGACCTGGCCGGACAGGTCCACCAGCCCGGGCAGCACCCAATGCCCGGAGACGTCGATGATCTGCCCGCGCGCGCTGTCCGGCGCCGCGCCAAGGCCGATGATGCGCCCGCCCTCGATGTGCACGTCCAGCTGCGCGTCGGTGCCGCTGGCCGGGTCGATCAGCCGCCCGCCGCGCAAGGTCAGGCGCGTGATCTCAGACATCGACGTCCGCTCCCCGGCCGGCGGTCTGCGCCAGCACCGCCATGCGGATGGCGATGCCGTTGGTCACCTGCGGCAGGATCAGCGAGCGCCCGCCATCGGCCACCGCGGAGGCGATCTCGACACCGCGGTTGATCGGGCCGGGGTGCATCACCAGCGCATCGGGCCTTGCCACCGCCAGCGCCTTCTCGGTCAACCCATACAGCTCGAAGTACTCCCGATCGGACGGCACGAAGCCGCCGGCCATGCGCTCGCGCTGCAGGCGCAGCATCATCACCACGTCGACGTCGGCCAAGCCCTCGCGCGGGTCGTGACAGACCCGCGCACCGAGCTGCGCCAGGCGTTGCGGCACCAGCGTGGCCGGGCCGACCAGGCGGATGTCGGTGACGCCCAGCAGGTGCAAACCGGCCAGTTGCGAGCGGGCCACACGCGAGTGCAGCACGTCGCCGACGATGGCCACCTTCATGCCGGCCACGTTGCCGCGCCGCTGGCGGATCGTGTACAGGTCCAGCAGCGCCTGCGTCGGGTGCGCATGGCAGCCGTCGCCGGCATTGACCACCGCCACCTGCGGCGCCACGTGGCGGGCGATCAGATGCGAGGCGCCGCTGTCGGCATGGCGCACCACGAAGGCGTCGGTCTGCATGGCCTGCAGGTTGGCGATGGTGTCGAGCAGGCTCTCGCCCTTGGACGCGGACGAGGCCGGCACGTCCAGCGTCACCACATCGGCCGACAGTCGCTTGGCGGCGATCTCGAAGGTGGTGCGGGTGCGGGTCGATGCCTCGAAGAACAACAGCACCACGGTCTTGCCGCGCAGCAGTGGCACGTTCTTGACGCTGCGCGCACCGACCTCGACCAGCGAGTCGGCCAGCGTGAACAGCTCCTCCAGCGTCTCGCGGCGCAGGCCCTCGAGCGTCAGCAGATGGCGCAGGCGGCCCTGGGCGTCGTACTGGATGGCGCCCAGTCGCTGCGCCAGGCCGGACAGCTCGCTCACGCTGCCTCCAGGTCGATATGCAGTGGGTCGGGCCCACTCAGGCGCAGCCGCTGGCCGGGAGGCACGTCCAGTCGCAGGCCGACCGCGTCGGCACAGACCGGCAGCTCGCGCCCGCCGCGATCGACCAGCACCGCCAGACGCACGCAGGCCGGGCGACCGAAGTCGAACAGCTCGCGCAGCGCCGCCTGCACGGTGCGCCCGGTGTGCAGCACATCGTCGACCAGCAGGATTTGCCGACCGTCGACGCTGGGCGGCAGGTTCGAGGGGCGGACCTGGCCCTTGAGCCCCCCAGGCGCAGGTCGTCGCGGTAAAAACCGGCGTCCAGACTGGCCAGCGGGGCGCTCACGCCAAGGCGCTCATGCAGCCAGCGCGCCAGCCACACGCCGCCGGTCTCGATGCCGACCAGCAGCGGATCGGGCAGCGCCAGCGCGGCGCAGGCGCCGGCCAGCTGCTCCAGGCTCGCGGCCAGTTGCGCGTCGCTAATGCTGCTCGGCAAGCCAGGTCTCCACGATGATGGCGGCGGCCATGGCGTCGCGTTCGCGGCGCACCGCCTCGTGCCGCCGGCCATCAGCCAGCAGGCGCGCCTCGGCCTCGTGCGAGGACAGGCGCTCGTCGATCAGGGCCACCGGGGTGCCCGTGCGTTTGCCGAGCGCCGCCGCAAACTGTCGCGCGGCCAGGCTGACCGGCGTATCCGTACCATCGGCCGCCAGCGGCAGGCCAACCACCAGTTGCGTCGGTCGCCAGTGGTCGAGCAGGGCATCGACATCGGCCCAGCCGGCGGCCTGCGGATTGGGCAGCGTGGCCAGCGGCGTAGCGGTGCCGGTCAGCGCCTGGCCGGTGGCCACGCCGATGCGCTTGTGGCCGTAGTCGAAGCCCAGCACGAGGCCGCTCACGCGTGCCCGGCGCGGCCGGCGAGCAAGGCCAGATCGACGCCGATCGAAGCCGCCGCGGCCCGCCAGCGTTGGTCGGCGGGCAAGTCGAACAGCATTTCGGCGCTTCCGGGAGCCGTCAGCCAGGCGTTGTCGGCCAGTTCCTGTTCGAGCTGCCCGGCGCCCCAGCCGGCATAGCCCAGGCAGACCAGGAAATCGTCAGGGCCGACGCCGCGGGCGATGCTCGCCAGCAGGTCCATGGAGCCGGTCAGGCCGATCTGGTCGGTCACCGGCAGGGTGGAGTCCCAGCGCCCGAGCGGACGGTGCAGGATCAGGCAGGCGTTTTGCTGCACCGGGCCACCGCCGTACACCGGCTGACCGGCAATGGCATCGGTGGCCGGTTTCAGGCCAACCTGCTCCAGCAGGTCGCCGAGCGTCACGTCGAGCGGCCGGTTGACGATCACACCCAGCGCGCCCTGCTCGCCGTGTTCACAGACATAGCTCACCGTCTGACGAAAATTGTCGTCCGCCAGCGCCGGCATGGCGATCAGCAGGTGGTGGCTCAGATCGAGGGTTTCGGCCATGGCCGCATTCTAGCAGGGGGGGTCGGTCGCGCCTGATTGCAAAAGGCAGAGTGGGTGGTGGTGCCTGGAGCCCGGCCATATGGGGCGATGTCTTTCATCACGCCCCATCGCCCGTCCACAGCGCCATACAGCGCCCCATACCACCACCTGGGCCGGTTGCCTGTGCGATCACTCGCCCGCCAGGGCACGCCCATCCAGAAATTGCCAGGTACGAGTGATGACCAGCATGTCCGCCTCGGCGCGGATGTCCGGCGGAAAGGGCGCATACGGCGCCGCCCAGCGCACGATGTCCTGCGCTGCCCGATCGAGGACCGGGTGCCCGGAACTGCGGCGCAGGGTGGTGTCGACCAGGCTGCCGTCGGGACTGATGCGCACCGTCAGCAGCAGGCTGCCGGACAGTCCCTCGTTGCGCGCCTCGGCCGGGTAGTTGAGCTTGCCGACCGCCTCCACCTTGCGCCGCCAGGCCTCCATGTAGGCGGCGTATTTGTATTCACGCGTGCGGGCGGTGATGAACTTCTCGCGGGGAATCTTGGCGTAGGCGCGCTGCTGACGGTCCAACCGGGCCTCCAGCTGGGCATAGCGACGGGCGCCGCTGAGGAGTTCATCGGCGCTGGGCGGCTGCGCCACCGGTCCCGGCTGCGGCGCGGTCGCCACCTGCGCAGGCTTCGGTTTGGCGCTCGTCAGCAGCTGGCGCTGGACCGGCGCCGGCGCCGCCACGGCCGGCGTCGGTTTCGGCGATGGCGCAACCGCTGCCGGTGCCGGCCGGCCGGGGGCTACGCTGGTCGGCAGGCGCGGCTTGGACTGGTTGCCGCCGCCGTCCTGGCTGACTTCGGCCAGGTAATCGGCCGTCTTGGGGGGGTGGCGGACGGCGGACGCTGCACAAGCGTGATTTCCAGCCGCGGCGCGGCGGCCGGTGCCGGCGCCTTGGGCGGCGTGATGTGCAATCCGAGCGCCAGCGCCAGATGCACCGCCAGCGCGTACAGCACGGTCAGCGCCAGCCGGCTGCCGGCCAGCGTCGATGGCGCAGGTGGCAGAACGGGCGCGTAGCTCATGCCACGGCGGCGGTCAGCGCCCGGCCAGGCGGCTCTCGATGGCGTCGAACACCTGGCCGGCGATGTTCAGGCCGTAGATGGCATCCAGCTCCCGCGCGCAGGTGGGGCTGGTGACGTTGATCTCGGTCAGATACTCGCCGATCACGTCCAGGCCCACGAACAGCAGGCCCTTCTCGCGCAGCGTCGGCCCGACCTGGGCGGCGATCCAGCGGTCGCGCTCGGTCAGTTCGCGACCCTCGCCGCGACCGCCGGCGGCCAGGTTGCCGCGCGTCTCGCCGGCCGCCGGAATGCGCGCCAGGGCGTGCGATACCGGCTGCCCATCCACCATCAGGATGCGCTTGTCGCCGTGCACGATGTCCGGGATGTAGCGCTGGGCCATGATCGGCCGGGCCTGGTAGCGGGTCAGGGTTTCGATGACGACGCCCAGGTTCGGGTCGCCCTCGCGCAGGCGAAACACCGACGCGCCGCCCATCATGTCGAGCGGCTTCAGGATCACGTCGCCGTGCTCGTCGAGGAACGCCCGGATGTGCCGCTCCGAGCTGGTGACCAGCGTCGGCGGCGTGCACTGGCCGAACCAGGCCGTGTAGAGCTTTTCGTTGACCTCGCGTAGCGCCTGCGGGCGGTTGACCACCAGCACGCCGGCGTGCTCGGCGCGTTCGAGCAGATACGTGGTGTACAGGTACTCCTGATCGACCGGCGGGTCCTTGCGCATCAGGATCACGTCCAGCTCCGCCAACGGGCCGTACACCTCGCCGCGAAAGGCGAACCAGTGCTTCGGATCGTCGAACACCTCGACCAGCTTGCGGTTGGCCAGCACCTGCCCGTCGCGCATCAGCAGATCCGACTGCTCCATGTAGTGGATTTCGCAGCCGCGCCGCTGCGCCTCCAGCATCAGCGCCAGCGTGGTGTCCTTCTTCGGCTTGATGTGGTCGATGGGGTCCATGATGACCCCGACCCGGTACTCAGCCATGGGCGGCCATCTCCCGCGCCGCCGCCAGCAGCGCCAGGCGCGCCACCACGCCGTAGGCATAGAAGCGGTTCGGTGCGGCGTCCGGCGCCTGGCCGCAGTCCGGCGTGTTGCAGGGTTCCACGAAGGCCAGCGGCTCGAAGTGCATGCCCGGCGCGTTCAGATTCTCGTCCGCGCCGCGCCCGGTGTGCACCCGGTAGAAGCCGCCCACCACATGCTGGTCGATCATGTACACCACCGGCTCGGCCACGGCCGGCGGATCGCCCACGGTCTCGAAGGTATAAACACCCTCCTGCATGATGACCTGGCGCACCGCCTGGCCCTCCTTGCTGGCCGCCATGCGCTTGCGCTCCTTGCGGTTCAGGTCGCGCACGTCATCCACGCTGCGGGCGGTCATCACGCCCATGCCGTAGCTGCCGGCGTCGGCCTTGATGATCACGAACGGCTCGCGGTCGATGCCGTACTCGTCGTACTTCCTGCGGATCGAGGTCAGCAGCACGTCCAGGTTGCCGGCCAGGCAGTCCTCGCCGGTGCCGGCCATGAAGTCGACCTCACCGCACTGGCGGAAATACGGGTCGATGAACCACGGGTCAAGGTCGATCCGGGCCCCGAACTCGCGCGCCACGTCGTGGTAGTGACGGAAATGCTCGGACTTGCGCCGCTGCGTCCAGCCGAGCGCCATCGGCGGCACCACCGGCTGGCTGATGCCTTCCAGGATGGCCGGCCGGCCGCCGGAAAGATCATTGTTCAGCAGCACGAAACAGGGATTGAAGCCGGCCACGCCAACCCGGTCGCCCTGGCGCTCGATCGGCTCCAGGCGCAAGCGGGCGCCCGACGGCAGGCTCACGGTCTGCGGTTCGGCGAGATCCGGCAGCAGCGAGCCGATGCGCACCTCATAGCCGGCGCTCTCCAGGATGCGCCGCAGCACGGCGACGTTTTCCAGATAAAACAGGTTGCGGGTGTGGCTTTCCGGCACCAGCAGCACGCCGCAGGAGCGCGGGCAGACGCGCTCGATGGCGGTCTGCATGGCCTGCACGCACAGCGGCAGGAAGCGCTCGCCAAGATTGTTGAAGCCGGCCGGGAACAGGTTGGTATCCACCGGCGCCAGCTTGAAGCCGGCGTTTCGCAGGTCCACCGAGCAGTAAATGGGCGCCGGCGTGGCGCGAAACTGCTCGCGAAACCAGGCCTCGATGGCGACCTGCGCCTGCAGCAACTGCGTCTCGAGGCGCAGCAACGGCCCGGTCAGGGCGGTGGTCAGGTGCGGCACCGTCGACAGGGCGGGCGAGGCATTGTTCATGGCGTCACTTCAGATCGCGTAGCGGCCCGGTATTGAAGCACAGGCCGTGAGTCAGCCTCGCGGCCGAGGCGGGCGTGGGAGCGGCGCCCTCGCCGCGAACATTCCGGCCGCTCGTTCGGCCCGAGGGCGGGCCT
This Immundisolibacter cernigliae DNA region includes the following protein-coding sequences:
- the phoR gene encoding phosphate regulon sensor histidine kinase PhoR, whose product is MAETALGGGLLAGGALLGWMAGDAGAGAGLGLLSYVAWHVRNILRLAARLGSDGDTPESVGLWGELFERLHRSRREATAAQRRLAQIVQRFEESSAALPDAAVLLGEDGRIDWCNEAAQRLLGLRTPRDLGQRITNVVRHPAFARYFSGEGERAAGVEFPAPQGDDLMLHAQIVSFGQGRRLLVVRDITQVRRLEQVRRDFVANASHELRTPLTVVYGFLETLTRDSTVLPERWRRPFDLMTQQTLRMQRIIDDMLMLAQLEGDGGRGADSDVNVPNLLHLIRSEAIALSGSRRHRIEVDADPGLWLRGNESELRSAFSNLVGNAVQHTPDGSTITIRWRLQDDRPVLDVQDNGEGIAAEHLPRLSERFYRVDASRSRAKGGTGLGLAIVKHALARHEAELRIRSQIGAGSTFSCVFLPAAARPVPASEAVINAPCL
- a CDS encoding PstS family phosphate ABC transporter substrate-binding protein gives rise to the protein MKYFPDAVKVTLRAAGLLAALGGWSAGTAHAAGLIEIDGSSTVYPVTEAVAEEFQKVSGGTKVTVGISGTGGGFKRFCRGETDISDASRPILREEMILCAQAGVKYYELPVAYDALTVVVGKNNDFVDYLTVEELKKMWEPAAQGKVTSWKQIRDSFPDMPLKLAGPGADSGTFDYFTEAVMAKAKSSRGDYQASEDDNVIVQFVSRDKGALGYFGLAYYEENKDKLRAVPIKATADADAVLPSLATVNNGAYVPLSRPIFIYVKEKSKARPEVREFVEFYLKNGAELAKEVGYVDLPAAAYELALENFRSGKLGTGFGGASEVGLKVEDLLKREGKL
- a CDS encoding putative porin, whose translation is MRLVTARTAGLCGGLLLAATVPAYAAVDGKLLDMLMANGSITAAQHAELTADLARETKAAERTASKQVKSEEMTALQQKLAWAMNTQLKGDVRVRYENIHIEDELDSGGRDKDRQRIRARLGAFTQVNPEVEAGIQIASGGGKDARSTNQDLTDYFNKKDLWLDLAYIDYHPLQVPGLKVFGGKMKQPWVSMGDTIWDGDINPEGGAVTYKRLFGGTEVFGSAGYYVLQDNIDGEGVQFEHDLRLYAGQVGTRFFPGDSFKVTVGGSVYAYDDDEDSAALRVNGNTTDQFRLYEAFGQVDVIGLPLPLSVYGQYVMNGAARGPDDDQDQAWLVGVMTRLFDVGVDYNYRDVQRNGVVGAFTDSDFAAGYVGSRGHKLKLKYDLGKNFSIGTTYFMAESDVASRFTDDASVNTLQVDVEAKF
- a CDS encoding dienelactone hydrolase family protein, encoding MPGKDVTLKTSDGQFSAYLATAAGKPAGSVVVIQEIFGVNSHIRSVCDRLAAAGFNALAPDLFHRSEPGVQLGYEQADFGRGFELMQALDHPRALADIDACLADLRAHGGKVAVLGFCMGGLLAYRSAANLKPDAAVAYYGGGIANFLGEAGNIRCPIQFHFGEKDHFIPMTDVEKLRAATAVLSETEVHVYPADHGFNCDQRASYDAAAASLAWQRSLDFLRRHLG
- the phoB gene encoding phosphate regulon transcriptional regulator PhoB, translated to MPIRILIVEDEPAICEMLTFALSDSGYRCDVATDVRAARSLVADSNPDLIVLDWMLPGQSGIEFARELKRDPGTRDIPVIMLTARTQEADVVTGLDAGADDYIPKPFSPRELAARIKAVLRRASPHAAGEELAVDGLRLDPVDHRVVSGEGELKIGPTEFRLLQFLMAHPDRVYSRSQLIDQVWGRNVYIEERTVDVHVRRLREALSPAGKDRLIQTVRGAGYRLSAKG